The Odocoileus virginianus isolate 20LAN1187 ecotype Illinois chromosome 3, Ovbor_1.2, whole genome shotgun sequence genome includes a window with the following:
- the PPARGC1B gene encoding peroxisome proliferator-activated receptor gamma coactivator 1-beta isoform X1 has translation MAGNDCGSLLDEELSSFFLNYLADTQGGGSGEEQLCADFPELDLSQLDASDFDSATCFEELQWCPENSETDPSEYSPDDSELFQKCLWSSLCVSDTAFNSGLYGLEGRLTLDQIIDNENEALLAALTKTLDDIPEDVVSLAALPALEDGDTPSCASASPVPSSAPPSPSLEGPPASAPEVDELSLLQKLLLATSYPASTSDSQKEGTTWRQAGLRSRNPRPCVKMDGPQDRKGPTPHSQSRSCTELHKHLTSAPACPRAKALSLDRGLQAPPSLSPWLPIKEDEEAGEDCPSPQLASASPGDSTVLGRTDPSAQVSQEDMQAMVQLIRYMHTYCLPQRKLPTQAPEPAPQPSSSPAKQVRPRPRSQHPSKATWTEFSILRELLAQDVLCDVSKPYRLATPVYASLTPRPRPKDSQASAGHPGPVEEVRVSPSPKSSGPRPSLRPLRLQVKGHVSRSARLQPEEEEEEEEEEEEKEEEDEEEWGRKRSGRGLPWTKLGRKPESSVCPVRRSRRLNPELGPWLTFTDEPMVPADPQGPLPLRLAPEAYDVEGEPDSPTDEDSGQDQPLLRGPQIPALESPCESGCGDTDEDPSCPRLSSRDSSRCLMLALSQSPTGDPPFGKKTFEQTLTVELCGTAGLTPPTTPPYKPAEEDPFKPDIKHSPGKDRAPTSEGPQLGATTEAAHKLPKKHPERSELLSHLRHTPAQPASQAGQKRPFSCSFGDHDYCQVLKPDGALQRKVLRSWEPSGAHLKDWPQQGAPQAEAQASGREGDGSCNVDAPTKDSTMLRDHEIRASLTKHFGLLETALEDEDLASCKSPEYDTVFEDSSSSSGESTFLLEEEDEEEDDDEEDSGVSPPRSDHCPYQSPPSKASRRLCSRSRSSSGSSSCRSRSPATRRTFRCESRGSCSDGTPSVRHARKRREKAIGEGRVVYIRNLSSDMSSRELKRRFEVFGEIVECQVLTRRKRGEKYGFITYRCSEHAALSLRNGAALRKRSEPSFQLSYGGLRHFCWPRYTDYDSNSEEALPASVKTKYEAMDFDSLLKEAQQSLH, from the exons GGTGGGGGATCTGGGGAGGAACAACTCTGCGCTGACTTTCCGGAGCTCGACCTCTCCCAGCTGGATGCCAGCGACTTTGACTCAGCCACCTGCTTTGAGGAGCTGCAGTGGTGCCCAGAGAACTCTGAAACCGACCCCAGCGAGTATAGCCCTGATGACTCGGAGCTCTTCCAG AAATGTTTATGGAGCTCCCTATGTGTGTCAGACACTGCATTCAACAGTGGACTCTACGGTCTAGAGGGAAGACTGACCTTAGATCAG ATAATCGACAATGAGAATGAGGCCCTCCTGGCAGCGCTCACCAAAACCCTGGATGACATCCCTGAGGATGTTGTGAGTCTGGCTGCCTTGCCAGCCCTGGAGGATGGAGACACACCCTCCTGTGCTTCTGCATCACCTGTCCCCTCCTCTGcaccccccagcccctctctggAGGGGCCCCCTGCCTCGGCCCCTGAGGTGGACGAGCTCTCGCTg CTGCAGAAACTCCTTCTCGCCACGTCCTACCCAGCCTCGACCTCCGATAGCCAGAAGGAAGGGACCACATGGCGCCAGGCAGGCCTCAGGTCCAGAAATCCGCGGCCTTGTGTCAAG ATGGATGGCCCCCAAGACAGGAAGGGCCCCACTCCACACTCTCAGAGCCGGAGCTGCACGGAGCTACACAAGCACCTCACCTCGGCACCGGCCTGCCCTCGGGCTAAAGCCCTCTCCCTGGATAGAGGCCTGCAGGCACCACCATCCCTGAGTCCCTGGCTCCCCATCAAGGAGGATGAGGAGGCGGGCGAGGACTGCCCAAGCCCCCAGCTGGCTTCAGCCTCCCCCGGGGACTCAACAGTGCTGGGCAGGACAGACCCCAGCGCCCAGGTTTCCCAGGAGGACATGCAGGCCATGGTGCAGCTCATCCGCTACATGCACACCTACTGCCTCCCACAGAGGAAGCTGCCCACACAGGCCCCAGAGCCAGCTCCACAGCCCAGTAGCAGCCCCGCCAAGCAGGTCAGACCCCGGCCTCGGTCCCAGCACCCTTCCAAAGCCACCTGGACCGAGTTCTCCATCCTGAGGGAACTTCTGGCTCAAGATGTCCTCTGCGATGTCAGCAAACCCTACCGTCTGGCCACACCTGTCTACGCCTCCCTCacgccccggccccggcccaaGGACAGCCAGGCCTCCGCCGGCCACCCGGGCCCCGTGGAAGAGGTGAGGGTCTCACCTTCACCCAAGAGTTCGGGGCCCAGACCCAGCCTGCGCCCGCTGCGACTGCAGGTGAAAGGGCATGTCAGCCGGTCGGCCAGGCTGCAGccggaggaggaagaggaggaagaggaggaggaagaagaaaaagaggaagaggacgAGGAGGAATGGGGCCGGAAAAGGTCAGGGCGCGGCCTGCCGTGGACCAAGCTGGGGAGGAAGCCAGAGAGCTCCGTGTGCCCCGTGCGGCGTTCCAGGAGACTGAACCCTGAGCTCGGCCCCTGGCTGACGTTCACGGATGAGCCCATGGTCCCTGCAGATCCCCAGGGGCCTCTGCCCTTGCGCTTGGCCCCCGAAGCCTATGATGTGGAGGGGGAGCCTGACAGCCCCACGGATGAGGACAGTGGCCAAGACCAGCCGCTCCTGCGGGGACCCCAGATCCCAGCTCTGGAGAGCCCCTGTGAGAGCGGGTGTGGGGACACGGACGAGGACCCCAGTTGCCCGAGGCTCTCTTCCAGAG ACTCTTCCAGGTGCCTCATGCTGGCCTTGTCGCAAAG CCCCACCGGTGACCCTCCTTTTGGCAAGAAGACCTTCGAGCAGACCTTGACGGTGGAGCTCTGTGGCACAGCAG GACTCACTCCGCCCACCACGCCTCCCTACAAGCCCGCAGAGGAAGACCCCTTCAAGCCAGACATCAAGCACAGCCCAGGCAAAGACAGAGCTCCCACCTCGGAGGGTCCCCAGCTTGGGGCCACCACCGAGGCTGCCCACAAGCTGCCAAAGAAGCACCCAGAGCGGAGCGAGCTCCTGTCCCACCTGCGGCATACCCCAGCCCAGCCAGCCTCCCAGGCTGGTCAGAAGCGCCCCTTCTCCTGTTCCTTCGGTGACCATGACTACTGCCAGGTGCTCAAGCCAGACGGCGCCCTGCAGAGGAAGGTGCTGAGGTCCTGGGAGCCATCTGGGGCCCACCTGAAGGACTGGCCCCAGCAAGGGGCCCCACAGGCTGAGGCCCAGGCCTCTGgcagggagggagatggaagctGTAATGTTGATGCCCCCACCAAGGACAGCACAATGCTGAGAGACCACGAGATCCGTGCCAGCCTCACCAAGCACTTTGGGCTCCTAGAGACAGCCTTGGAGGATGAAGACCTGGCCTCCTGCAAGAGCCCCGAGTATGACACAGTCTTTgaggacagcagcagcagcagtggtgagAGCAccttcctcctggaggaggaagacgAGGAGGAGGATGACGATGAAGAGGACTCAGGGGTCAGCCCCCCTCGCTCTGACCACTGCCCCTACCAGAGCCCACCCAGCAAGGCCAGTCGGCGGCTCTGTTCCCGCAGCCGCTCCAGCTCTGGCTCCTCATCCTGCCGCTCCCGGTCACCAGCCACACGGAGAACCTTCAG ATGTGAGAGCAGAGGGTCGTGTTCAGACGGAACGCCAAGCGTCCGGCATGCCAGGAAGCGGCGGGAAAAGGCCATT GGCGAAGGCCGCGTGGTGTACATTCGAAATCTCTCCAGTGACATGAGCTCGCGTGAACTGAAGAGGCGCTTTGAAGTGTTTGGCGAGATTGTGGAGTGCCAGGTGCTCACGAGACGCAAGAG AGGCGAGAAGTATGGCTTCATCACCTACCGGTGTTCTGAGCACGCTGCCCTGTCCCTGAGGAATGGCGCCGCCCTGAGGAAGCGCAGTGAGCCCTCCTTCCAGCTGAGCTATGGGGGGCTCCGGCACTTCTGCTGGCCCCGCTACACTGACTACG ATTCTAATTCAGAAGAGGCCCTGCCTGCGTCAGTGAAAACCAAGTACGAAGCCATGGATTTTGACAGCTTACTGAAGGAGGCCCAGCAGAGCCTGCACTGA
- the PPARGC1B gene encoding peroxisome proliferator-activated receptor gamma coactivator 1-beta isoform X2, whose translation MAGNDCGSLLDEELSSFFLNYLADTQGGGSGEEQLCADFPELDLSQLDASDFDSATCFEELQWCPENSETDPSEYSPDDSELFQIIDNENEALLAALTKTLDDIPEDVVSLAALPALEDGDTPSCASASPVPSSAPPSPSLEGPPASAPEVDELSLLQKLLLATSYPASTSDSQKEGTTWRQAGLRSRNPRPCVKMDGPQDRKGPTPHSQSRSCTELHKHLTSAPACPRAKALSLDRGLQAPPSLSPWLPIKEDEEAGEDCPSPQLASASPGDSTVLGRTDPSAQVSQEDMQAMVQLIRYMHTYCLPQRKLPTQAPEPAPQPSSSPAKQVRPRPRSQHPSKATWTEFSILRELLAQDVLCDVSKPYRLATPVYASLTPRPRPKDSQASAGHPGPVEEVRVSPSPKSSGPRPSLRPLRLQVKGHVSRSARLQPEEEEEEEEEEEEKEEEDEEEWGRKRSGRGLPWTKLGRKPESSVCPVRRSRRLNPELGPWLTFTDEPMVPADPQGPLPLRLAPEAYDVEGEPDSPTDEDSGQDQPLLRGPQIPALESPCESGCGDTDEDPSCPRLSSRDSSRCLMLALSQSPTGDPPFGKKTFEQTLTVELCGTAGLTPPTTPPYKPAEEDPFKPDIKHSPGKDRAPTSEGPQLGATTEAAHKLPKKHPERSELLSHLRHTPAQPASQAGQKRPFSCSFGDHDYCQVLKPDGALQRKVLRSWEPSGAHLKDWPQQGAPQAEAQASGREGDGSCNVDAPTKDSTMLRDHEIRASLTKHFGLLETALEDEDLASCKSPEYDTVFEDSSSSSGESTFLLEEEDEEEDDDEEDSGVSPPRSDHCPYQSPPSKASRRLCSRSRSSSGSSSCRSRSPATRRTFRCESRGSCSDGTPSVRHARKRREKAIGEGRVVYIRNLSSDMSSRELKRRFEVFGEIVECQVLTRRKRGEKYGFITYRCSEHAALSLRNGAALRKRSEPSFQLSYGGLRHFCWPRYTDYDSNSEEALPASVKTKYEAMDFDSLLKEAQQSLH comes from the exons GGTGGGGGATCTGGGGAGGAACAACTCTGCGCTGACTTTCCGGAGCTCGACCTCTCCCAGCTGGATGCCAGCGACTTTGACTCAGCCACCTGCTTTGAGGAGCTGCAGTGGTGCCCAGAGAACTCTGAAACCGACCCCAGCGAGTATAGCCCTGATGACTCGGAGCTCTTCCAG ATAATCGACAATGAGAATGAGGCCCTCCTGGCAGCGCTCACCAAAACCCTGGATGACATCCCTGAGGATGTTGTGAGTCTGGCTGCCTTGCCAGCCCTGGAGGATGGAGACACACCCTCCTGTGCTTCTGCATCACCTGTCCCCTCCTCTGcaccccccagcccctctctggAGGGGCCCCCTGCCTCGGCCCCTGAGGTGGACGAGCTCTCGCTg CTGCAGAAACTCCTTCTCGCCACGTCCTACCCAGCCTCGACCTCCGATAGCCAGAAGGAAGGGACCACATGGCGCCAGGCAGGCCTCAGGTCCAGAAATCCGCGGCCTTGTGTCAAG ATGGATGGCCCCCAAGACAGGAAGGGCCCCACTCCACACTCTCAGAGCCGGAGCTGCACGGAGCTACACAAGCACCTCACCTCGGCACCGGCCTGCCCTCGGGCTAAAGCCCTCTCCCTGGATAGAGGCCTGCAGGCACCACCATCCCTGAGTCCCTGGCTCCCCATCAAGGAGGATGAGGAGGCGGGCGAGGACTGCCCAAGCCCCCAGCTGGCTTCAGCCTCCCCCGGGGACTCAACAGTGCTGGGCAGGACAGACCCCAGCGCCCAGGTTTCCCAGGAGGACATGCAGGCCATGGTGCAGCTCATCCGCTACATGCACACCTACTGCCTCCCACAGAGGAAGCTGCCCACACAGGCCCCAGAGCCAGCTCCACAGCCCAGTAGCAGCCCCGCCAAGCAGGTCAGACCCCGGCCTCGGTCCCAGCACCCTTCCAAAGCCACCTGGACCGAGTTCTCCATCCTGAGGGAACTTCTGGCTCAAGATGTCCTCTGCGATGTCAGCAAACCCTACCGTCTGGCCACACCTGTCTACGCCTCCCTCacgccccggccccggcccaaGGACAGCCAGGCCTCCGCCGGCCACCCGGGCCCCGTGGAAGAGGTGAGGGTCTCACCTTCACCCAAGAGTTCGGGGCCCAGACCCAGCCTGCGCCCGCTGCGACTGCAGGTGAAAGGGCATGTCAGCCGGTCGGCCAGGCTGCAGccggaggaggaagaggaggaagaggaggaggaagaagaaaaagaggaagaggacgAGGAGGAATGGGGCCGGAAAAGGTCAGGGCGCGGCCTGCCGTGGACCAAGCTGGGGAGGAAGCCAGAGAGCTCCGTGTGCCCCGTGCGGCGTTCCAGGAGACTGAACCCTGAGCTCGGCCCCTGGCTGACGTTCACGGATGAGCCCATGGTCCCTGCAGATCCCCAGGGGCCTCTGCCCTTGCGCTTGGCCCCCGAAGCCTATGATGTGGAGGGGGAGCCTGACAGCCCCACGGATGAGGACAGTGGCCAAGACCAGCCGCTCCTGCGGGGACCCCAGATCCCAGCTCTGGAGAGCCCCTGTGAGAGCGGGTGTGGGGACACGGACGAGGACCCCAGTTGCCCGAGGCTCTCTTCCAGAG ACTCTTCCAGGTGCCTCATGCTGGCCTTGTCGCAAAG CCCCACCGGTGACCCTCCTTTTGGCAAGAAGACCTTCGAGCAGACCTTGACGGTGGAGCTCTGTGGCACAGCAG GACTCACTCCGCCCACCACGCCTCCCTACAAGCCCGCAGAGGAAGACCCCTTCAAGCCAGACATCAAGCACAGCCCAGGCAAAGACAGAGCTCCCACCTCGGAGGGTCCCCAGCTTGGGGCCACCACCGAGGCTGCCCACAAGCTGCCAAAGAAGCACCCAGAGCGGAGCGAGCTCCTGTCCCACCTGCGGCATACCCCAGCCCAGCCAGCCTCCCAGGCTGGTCAGAAGCGCCCCTTCTCCTGTTCCTTCGGTGACCATGACTACTGCCAGGTGCTCAAGCCAGACGGCGCCCTGCAGAGGAAGGTGCTGAGGTCCTGGGAGCCATCTGGGGCCCACCTGAAGGACTGGCCCCAGCAAGGGGCCCCACAGGCTGAGGCCCAGGCCTCTGgcagggagggagatggaagctGTAATGTTGATGCCCCCACCAAGGACAGCACAATGCTGAGAGACCACGAGATCCGTGCCAGCCTCACCAAGCACTTTGGGCTCCTAGAGACAGCCTTGGAGGATGAAGACCTGGCCTCCTGCAAGAGCCCCGAGTATGACACAGTCTTTgaggacagcagcagcagcagtggtgagAGCAccttcctcctggaggaggaagacgAGGAGGAGGATGACGATGAAGAGGACTCAGGGGTCAGCCCCCCTCGCTCTGACCACTGCCCCTACCAGAGCCCACCCAGCAAGGCCAGTCGGCGGCTCTGTTCCCGCAGCCGCTCCAGCTCTGGCTCCTCATCCTGCCGCTCCCGGTCACCAGCCACACGGAGAACCTTCAG ATGTGAGAGCAGAGGGTCGTGTTCAGACGGAACGCCAAGCGTCCGGCATGCCAGGAAGCGGCGGGAAAAGGCCATT GGCGAAGGCCGCGTGGTGTACATTCGAAATCTCTCCAGTGACATGAGCTCGCGTGAACTGAAGAGGCGCTTTGAAGTGTTTGGCGAGATTGTGGAGTGCCAGGTGCTCACGAGACGCAAGAG AGGCGAGAAGTATGGCTTCATCACCTACCGGTGTTCTGAGCACGCTGCCCTGTCCCTGAGGAATGGCGCCGCCCTGAGGAAGCGCAGTGAGCCCTCCTTCCAGCTGAGCTATGGGGGGCTCCGGCACTTCTGCTGGCCCCGCTACACTGACTACG ATTCTAATTCAGAAGAGGCCCTGCCTGCGTCAGTGAAAACCAAGTACGAAGCCATGGATTTTGACAGCTTACTGAAGGAGGCCCAGCAGAGCCTGCACTGA